A region of the Drosophila subobscura isolate 14011-0131.10 chromosome J, UCBerk_Dsub_1.0, whole genome shotgun sequence genome:
CGCCTCCGTTTTGATTGTTGCTCTCCCAGGTGCTGCGATCAGGACGACCGGCAAACCCGGAGCCTCCCCGGCCACCGCGTCCGTTCTGCTTCTTGAAGCCACCGCCATCCTGCAAGGGAGAAAGGCCAAAGAGGGCAAACCACAAATTAGCAAAGATTTGCAGATGTAAAAATGCAGATGGAATGAGTGGGGAAACGTAGGATGGCCGGCAAGTGCCACAAATGATTTGAGTTTTGTCGGGCGTATTTTCTtgctaatttgtgtgttttgcccCCCCTGGCTGCATAATCCTGCAGAGAGTCCTAAGTTCTAATcatgccctgctgctgcacacacacacaaacacacatctgACGCGACTCAAATGCATTTGCGGCACTCACCTTCGCCTCAAAGGACATGTCTTGGACTCGGGCATCGACCAGTACCTCCTCGGTCCGAACACGTCGGAAGGGAGAACGTCGTCGgccactcccacttccaccaccgccgctgctgttcaGCTGCCGGCTGTTGtggtgattgttgttgttgttgggagTGGAGGCGAAACTGTTCCGCTGCGGTTTTCCAAACAAATTAATCTCTCAATTTCATGACAAAGGATAATCATGGGGAAATGGGCAAAGGGGAATGGCGAATGGGTTCCACAACTCACCTTCTGGTCTCCCGATTTGACAAAGTTGTTGTACTTCTTGTTGGGCgtggcctcctcctcatcgccaCCGCTGAACTTGCGCTTCTGGCCAGCCTTGGGGCCACCGTTGGCCACAgcctttggcttggcttctTCGGAATCATCGCTGTCATCGTCGCTGCTTTCGGCCTTCTTGGCCGCTGGCTTCTTGGCAGCTGGCTCATCATCGGAAGAGTCATCCGAGGACGAGTCGTCCTTCTTGGCCGGTGCCGCAGTCTTCTTCACTGCAGGCTtgacagctgcaggagcttCATCGTCACTCGACGATCCTTCGCTGCTCGTTTCCTTGGCCGCCTTGGCTGGAGCCTTGGCAGCAGGCTTGGCCTTAGGCTTGGGCTTTTCGTCTTCAGAGCTCTCGCTATCATCCGAAGAGTCCTCGGACTCACCTGCCTTCTTAGCCGGAGCAGCTGCGGGTTTGGATGCCGCCTTGGCAGCAGGCTTCTTGGCTGGCTCTTCCTCATCGGAATCGCTGTCCTCGCTGGAGGAGTTGGCCTTCTTTGCCGGAGTGGCCTTCGCAGCTGGTTTGGCTGGAGCAGCCACCTTCTTGGGAGGCTCCTCATCGGAATCGCTATCCTCACTTGACGATGCTGCTTTCTTGGCTGGCGCAGCCTTGGCTGGGCTTGCCTTTACTGGGGCCGCCTTCTTAGGTGCTTCATCCTCTAAAGAACTATCCTCACTGGAGGACTCTTTCTTTGGCGCAGCCTTGGCTGGAGCCTTTGCAGCTGGCTTCTTTTCCTCCTCGGAGTCGCTCTCTTCACTCGAAGAGGCAGCAGGCTTGGCCGCAGCTTTCTTGGCTGGTACAGGCGCAGGCTTCTTGGCCGGCTCGTCATCAGAATCGCTCTCCTCACTTGAGGATTCGGCTTTCTTGGCAGGCGCAGACTTGGCAGGTGCCTTGGCCGCTGGTTTTGCTGTTTCCTCTTCGGAACTGCTGTCTTCGCTACTGGATGCAGCCTTTTTGGCTGCAGTCGGCTTGACTGGTGCCTTGGCCACAGCAGCCGGTTTCTTATTCTCCTCAGAGTCGTCACTGTCCTCACTGGAGGAAGCAGCCGCCTTCTTTGCCGGAGCGGCCTTTACTGGagatgctgcggctgccttcTTTGGTGGCTCTTCCTCTGACGAACTATCCTCACTGCTGGAGGCCTTGCCTGCCTTAGCGGCTTTGCCATTTGTCACTGGAGTAGCGGCTGGCTTCttcgctggcgctggagcCTCATCAGAGTCCGAATCACTGTCACTATCAGCGGCTGTCGCTTTAATGGCTGGGATTTTTGTCGTGCTCTTGGTCTGGTAAAATTGTACAATCTCGATCAGCTTTGGCGTGTTCTTGCCCACTGTGGCCTGTGGAGGAAAAGTATGGAATTCTTGGTTAGCAATTAGCACGTGGTCGCAGACAGACGAGCCGGAGCTCCAAGTCAGGGAGACCGGCAGAACCACGGATCTGCAAAAACATCCAGATGCATCCAACCTGCTCTGttaaatgcacacaaaaacactgGGCGGCTGCATGTTTTTTAAGTGCAGTAGATATTGCATTTGCCGCAtactaaaataaatacacttaCCGCCTTCGTCTTTTGCTGGAACACTTTGGCCAGGTTCTTGTCCTTAGATTGTATATGCTGTAGTACAATAGCGTCAACTAAATTCTGAAAGTCCGccatatttatttcaattatttcactattttatttcaaaatccaaatccaGCCACACGCTATGTtcacaataaaaagaaatgcacacacacgtgttTTGTGACAGACggccctcagaaatataccgaaacaGGCCTGCTCTTTTCAGTTTCAAAAATACTGATGAAGAAAACTAGCTTAACCCACTTAACCCCACAATATTTAAACTGTTTAAAACAGTGAGCTAAATTACAGAAATTTTACTGTTTGCAGGTCTCCTCCTAGCCCCTGTATTCCTCTTTACTCAAATATTTCCATGATATTGAATCCCCTTTTTcctattatttataaaaaaaatgctaaaacaaaaacgaccAAATCATACAAGTAtaataaatggaataaaacGGTTTTAGCTATACGTAAGTGCATTTGCAGCTGTGTTTAGCAGCTGTTAAACTAACACAATCAAGGTATTCAATCCAGACCctattaaatttgaattttagcTGTAAATTAAAGAACATAAGGATCGAGCTCCCAGCCGTTACATTTTATTCTGATTTAGGTTTTTTGCACGGATTGAGCAGCATCCTGTTACCCTTGGGACAAGGGAAATTATGGAATTGAGGAAATGCTCcaatcaattgaaaaactATCCCGGCTGAAAAGCGATCTCATCAAAATTTTGCAAGTTTATGATACCAAGAATATATCGAGATCGAGATATGCATATATGCATAGAATGCAAATGAACAGGTTAAAGACATGATGTTTAAAGATAAAGCTATTATCAATGTTTCAAAGCAGCTGGGAAATTGAATATTAACATAATTAAATggaacaattaaaaatcagtCAAATGACGAAACATTTCATTCACACCTTCCATGCTTATTTTGTTGACCTTACTA
Encoded here:
- the LOC117893093 gene encoding nucleolar protein dao-5 isoform X1, with translation MADFQNLVDAIVLQHIQSKDKNLAKVFQQKTKAATVGKNTPKLIEIVQFYQTKSTTKIPAIKATAADSDSDSDSDEAPAPAKKPAATPVTNGKAAKAGKASSSEDSSSEEEPPKKAAAASPVKAAPAKKAAASSSEDSDDSEENKKPAAVAKAPVKPTAAKKAASSSEDSSSEEETAKPAAKAPAKSAPAKKAESSSEESDSDDEPAKKPAPVPAKKAAAKPAASSSEESDSEEEKKPAAKAPAKAAPKKESSSEDSSLEDEAPKKAAPVKASPAKAAPAKKAASSSEDSDSDEEPPKKVAAPAKPAAKATPAKKANSSSEDSDSDEEEPAKKPAAKAASKPAAAPAKKAGESEDSSDDSESSEDEKPKPKAKPAAKAPAKAAKETSSEGSSSDDEAPAAVKPAVKKTAAPAKKDDSSSDDSSDDEPAAKKPAAKKAESSDDDSDDSEEAKPKAVANGGPKAGQKRKFSGGDEEEATPNKKYNNFVKSGDQKDGGGFKKQNGRGGRGGSGFAGRPDRSTWESNNQNGGEEGGEGGGFKKIGDRRSFGGFDKKPFEGRGGGRGGGGFGGGRGDGRGRGGGGRGGGGFGGGRGGGGGGFGGGRGGGGFGGGRGGDRGGRGFGGRGGGGRGGGGGFGNKSFDSSAPKQNKKITFDN
- the LOC117893093 gene encoding nucleolar protein dao-5 isoform X3; translation: MADFQNLVDAIVLQHIQSKDKNLAKVFQQKTKAATVGKNTPKLIEIVQFYQTKSTTKIPAIKATAADSDSDSDSDEAPAPAKKPAATPVTNGKAAKAGKASSSEDSSSEEEPPKKAAAASPVKAAPAKKAAASSSEDSDDSEENKKPAAVAKAPVKPTAAKKAASSSEDSSSEEETAKPAAKAPAKSAPAKKAESSSEESDSDDEPAKKPAPVPAKKAAAKPAASSSEESDSEEEKKPAAKAPAKAAPKKESSSEDSSLEDEAPKKAAPVKASPAKAAPAKKAASSSEDSDSDEEPPKKVAAPAKPAAKATPAKKANSSSEDSDSDEEEPAKKPAAKAASKPAAAPAKKAGESEDSSDDSESSEDEKPKPKAKPAAKAPAKAAKETSSEGSSSDDEAPAAVKPAVKKTAAPAKKDDSSSDDSSDDEPAAKKPAAKKAESSDDDSDDSEEAKPKAVANGGPKAGQKRKFSGGDEEEATPNKKYNNFVKSGDQKRNSFASTPNNNNNHHNSRQLNSSGGGGSGSGRRRSPFRRVRTEEVLVDARVQDMSFEAKDGGGFKKQNGRGGRGGSGFAGRPDRSTWESNNQNGGEEGGEGGGFKKIGDRRSFGGFDKKPFEGRGGGRGGGGFGGGRGDGRGRGGGGRGGGGFGGGRGGGGGGFGGGRGGGGFGGGRGGDRGGRGFGGRGGGGRGGGGGFGNKSFDSSAPKQNKKITFDN
- the LOC117893093 gene encoding nucleolar protein dao-5 isoform X2; translated protein: MADFQNLVDAIVLQHIQSKDKNLAKVFQQKTKAATVGKNTPKLIEIVQFYQTKSTTKIPAIKATAADSDSDSDSDEAPAPAKKPAATPVTNGKAAKAGKASSSEDSSSEEEPPKKAAAASPVKAAPAKKAAASSSEDSDDSEENKKPAAVAKAPVKPTAAKKAASSSEDSSSEEETAKPAAKAPAKSAPAKKAESSSEESDSDDEPAKKPAPVPAKKAAAKPAASSSEESDSEEEKKPAAKAPAKAAPKKESSSEDSSLEDEAPKKAAPVKASPAKAAPAKKAASSSEDSDSDEEPPKKVAAPAKPAAKATPAKKANSSSEDSDSDEEEPAKKPAAKAASKPAAAPAKKAGESEDSSDDSESSEDEKPKPKAKPAAKAPAKAAKETSSEGSSSDDEAPAAVKPAVKKTAAPAKKDDSSSDDSSDDEPAAKKPAAKKAESSDDDSDDSEEAKPKAVANGGPKAGQKRKFSGGDEEEATPNKKYNNFVKSGDQKRNSFASTPNNNNNHHNSRQLNSSGGGGSGSGRRRSPFRRVRTEEVLVDARVQDMSFEAKKNAAGSWGERANIDLKHTRGKSFKHEKTKKKRGSYRGGAIDMGVNSIKFD